From a single Budorcas taxicolor isolate Tak-1 chromosome X, Takin1.1, whole genome shotgun sequence genomic region:
- the LOC128070136 gene encoding histone H2B-like — MENGGSAVLEPSSDSHEEDVIIIDTSTSEAEPSETEMAKAETSKPEPYDAEPKKAKQKTAKGRRCRCRRRRCRQGNFSSFATYFPRVLKQVHTGLSLSRESVNVLDSFVKDMFERIAEEAGRLAHSNKRCTIMTEDIETAVRLLLPGELGKYATSEGTKSVIRYHLSG, encoded by the coding sequence ATGGAGAATGGTGGCTCTGCCGTGTTGGAACCATCCTCTGACAGCCATGAGGAAGACGTGATCATCATAGACACCAGCACCTCCGAAGCTGAGCCCTCTGAAACGGAGATGGCGAAAGCAGAGACCTCGAAACCAGAGCCGTATGATGCGGAACcaaaaaaggcaaagcagaagacAGCTAAGGGCCGCCGTTGCCGTTGCCGTCGCCGCCGCTGCCGTCAGGGCAATTTCTCCAGCTTTGCTACCTATTTCCCTCGGGTGCTGAAGCAAGTACACACAGGCCTGAGTCTTTCCCGTGAGTCCGTGAACGTCCTGGATTCGTTTGTGAAAGATATGTTCGAGCGGATTGCCGAAGAGGCCGGGCGTCTGGCCCACAGCAACAAGCGCTGCACCATCATGACCGAAGACATCGAGACAGCTGTGCGTCTTCTGTTGCCTGGGGAGCTCGGCAAGTATGCCACGTCCGAGGGCACCAAGTCGGTCATCAGATACCACCTCTCCGGATGA